The Blastocatellia bacterium genome contains a region encoding:
- a CDS encoding MBL fold metallo-hydrolase — MNNNLLYLRPNVQVEPLFDQWYAWSHLIPPVTAARNLTERHLKIMDSYVNAPQVHASAVRNPKLMGGPFIDYDGRRVDEIKALRDNTKKQRPHLIALSAAIGALDEMLRTKAKGYSLQPLYEQVPDILRGYVEMAYDLNNNPSFRMVEPLLYKSQFYDRSAQSLMLSVVTGDHRAFVLSTPRLESDSCFHLRAPFDDEVVDDLFRLKSSPRPRGEISEMLRVSESSQQLIDAFLTPEPPPPYLPYTGQGVRWRYFGHACILIEAQGMNLLFDPMLSYTYESNVSRYTYLDLPDAIDYVVITHNHQDHVLFETLLQIRHKIKHLVVPANSGGMLQDPSMKLMFQNMGFKSIIEMDDLERLEFDNGSITALPFFGEHSDLNIRSKAAYLVRFGNRSLLFAADSCNIEPRLYEHLYGEFGDIDALFLGMECDGAPLTWLYGPLLTKSLERAMDESRRLAGSNFEQAIDLVRRFNCKSAYVYAMGQEPWLGYIMSLQYTDQSRPIVESNRLIQECAQLGIAAERLFGEKEILLDRLN; from the coding sequence ATGAACAACAACCTGCTATACCTACGCCCGAACGTCCAGGTTGAGCCCTTATTCGACCAGTGGTACGCCTGGTCGCATTTGATTCCGCCTGTGACTGCCGCAAGGAACCTGACGGAGCGCCACTTGAAGATCATGGACTCATACGTCAACGCCCCCCAGGTGCATGCCAGCGCCGTCAGAAACCCGAAGCTGATGGGCGGCCCTTTCATCGATTATGACGGCAGGCGTGTCGATGAGATCAAGGCGTTGCGGGACAACACCAAGAAACAGCGGCCTCACCTGATCGCGCTCTCTGCCGCCATCGGTGCGCTAGACGAGATGTTGCGGACGAAGGCAAAGGGCTACTCCTTGCAGCCTCTCTACGAGCAGGTGCCCGACATTCTGCGCGGCTATGTCGAGATGGCGTACGACCTCAACAATAACCCCTCCTTCCGCATGGTTGAGCCGCTGCTTTACAAGAGCCAGTTCTACGACCGCTCGGCGCAGAGCCTGATGCTGTCGGTCGTTACTGGCGATCACCGCGCCTTCGTGCTCAGCACGCCGCGTCTGGAATCGGATTCCTGCTTCCACCTGCGCGCGCCCTTCGATGATGAAGTGGTGGACGATCTCTTCCGATTGAAGTCTTCGCCGCGACCGCGCGGTGAGATCAGCGAGATGCTGCGCGTATCGGAGTCGTCTCAGCAATTGATCGATGCGTTCCTGACGCCTGAGCCGCCGCCGCCCTACTTGCCTTACACCGGCCAGGGCGTCCGCTGGCGTTATTTCGGCCACGCCTGCATCCTCATTGAGGCGCAGGGCATGAACCTGCTGTTCGACCCGATGCTGAGCTACACCTACGAGTCGAATGTCTCCAGATACACCTATCTCGACCTCCCCGATGCCATAGACTACGTCGTCATCACGCATAACCACCAGGATCATGTCCTGTTCGAAACCCTGTTACAGATCAGGCACAAGATCAAACACCTCGTCGTCCCGGCCAACTCGGGCGGCATGCTGCAAGACCCCTCGATGAAACTGATGTTCCAGAATATGGGCTTCAAGAGCATCATCGAGATGGACGACCTTGAGCGTCTTGAGTTCGATAACGGCTCCATCACCGCCCTGCCATTCTTCGGGGAGCATTCGGACCTCAACATCCGCTCGAAGGCGGCCTACCTGGTGCGGTTCGGCAACAGGTCGCTGCTGTTTGCCGCAGACTCATGTAACATCGAACCGCGCCTCTACGAGCACCTCTACGGCGAGTTCGGCGACATCGATGCGCTCTTTCTGGGGATGGAATGCGATGGCGCGCCGCTCACATGGCTCTATGGTCCGCTGTTGACTAAGAGCCTGGAGCGCGCCATGGACGAATCGCGCCGCCTGGCGGGCTCCAACTTCGAGCAGGCCATTGACCTGGTGCGCCGGTTCAATTGTAAGTCCGCGTACGTCTACGCCATGGGGCAGGAACCGTGGCTCGGCTACATCATGAGCTTACAGTACACCGACCAATCTCGGCCGATTGTCGAATCCAACCGGCTCATCCAGGAGTGCGCGCAACTGGGCATCGCGGCCGAGCGGCTGTTCGGAGAGAAAGAGATTCTGCTTGATCGC